The region ATCAAATTAACCCTCTATCAGAACTTACACATAAAAGAAGATTATCAGCCTTAGGACCTGGTGGACTTTCTAGAGAAAGAGCAGGTTTTGAAGTAAGAGATGTTCATCATTCACATTATGGAAGAATGTGCCCTATAGAGACCCCAGAAGGACCTAATATAGGACTTATAAACTCGCTTGCAACTTATGCAAGGGTAAACGAATATGGTTTTGTAGAAACTCCATATAGGATAGTTAATAAAGAAGAAAAGCGAGTTACTGATGAGATTAGATATTTTACAGCTGATGAAGAAGACCACTGTTTAATAGCTAGGGCAAATGAGCCTATAGATGAAAATGGATACTTTATAGATAAAAAAATAACAGTAAGAGTTCCAGATGCAGTTTTAGTTGTTCCTGCTAATGAAGTTGATTTAATGGATGTTTCGGCAAGGCAGTTGGTTTCTGTTGCAACTGCAATGATACCATTCCTTGAGAATGATGATGCTAGCCGTGCACTTATGGGATCAAACATGCAGCGTCAGGCAGTTCCTCTTTTAAAACCAGAAGCTCCTGTAGTTGGTACAGGTATTGAGCATAAAGCAGCCGTGGATTCTGGAGTTTTACCAAAGGCTAGAAATGCCGGAGTTGTAGATTATGTTAGTGCAAACGAAGTAAGAGTAAAACGTGATTCGGATGGTGGCATTGATACTTATAGATTGTTAAAATTTAAAAGATCAAACCAAGGTACATGTATAAACCAGAGACCGACTGTTGATAAAGGTGAAAAAGTTGCAGAGGGATCTGTTTTAGCGGACGGACAATCAACTGATTTAGGTGAAATTGCACTTGGCAGAAATATAAGAATGGGCTTCATAACATGGGAAGGATATAATTACGAGGATGCTATGCTTATATCTGAGCAGCTTGTTCGTGATGATGTATTTACATCTATTCATATAGAAGAGTATGAAGCAGAAGCTAGAGATACTAAACTTGGACCTGAAGAAATAACAAGAGATATTCCTAATGTTGGAGAAGATGTCCTTAAAGATATCGATGAAAGAGGAATAATAAGAATAGGTGCTGAAGTAAGATCAGGAGATATACTTGTTGGAAAAGTAACACCTAAAGGTGAAACAGAGCTTACAGCAGAAGAGAGACTTTTAAGAGCTATATTTGGTGAGAAAGCAAGAGAAGTAAGAGATACATCTCTTAGAGTTCCACATGGAGAATCTGGAATAATAGTTGATGTAAAAATATTTACAAGGGAAAATGGAGATGAATTACCTCCAGGAGTAAATGAACTTGTAAGATGTTATATTGCTCAAAAGAGAAAGATATCTGTTGGAGATAAAATGTCAGGAAGACATGGTAATAAGGGTGTTATTTCCAGAATATTACCAGAAGAAGATATGCCATTTTTACCTGATGGAAGACCACTTCAAATATGTCTTAATCCTCTAGGAGTTCCTTCACGTATGAATATAGGTCAGGTTTTAGAGGTACATCTTGGATGGGCAGCAGCCAACTTAGGATGGCATATTGCTACTCCAGTATTTGATGGAGCATTAGAGCCGGAAATAGTTGAGTGCCTCAAAAAGGCTGGATATGATGAAGATGGTAAAACTGTTTTATATGATGGTAGAACAGGAGAAGCCTTTGATAGTAGAGTTACTGTAGGCTACATGTATATACTTAAACTTGCACATTTGGTTGACGATAAAATTCATGCTAGATCAACTGGACCATATTCTCTTGTAACTCAGCAGCCATTAGGTGGTAAAGCACAATTTGGTGGTCAGAGATTTGGAGAAATGGAAGTTTGGGCACTTGAAGCTTACGGTGCAGCACATACACTTCAAGAAATATTAACAGTAAAATCTGATGATGTTGTTGGAAGAGTTAAGACATATGAGGCTATAGTTAAGGGTGAAAATATACCTGAACCAGGAATACCAGAATCATTTAAGGTTCTCATAAAGGAATTACAGGCATTGTGTCTTGATGTTAAAGTCTTGTCTGATGAAAATGAAGAAATAGAAATTAAGGAATCAACTGATGAGGATAGCGAGGATTTGGGTGTTAATATAGAAGAAAACGAAGATTCTAGTAAAGTTGAGCCAGCGAAAGCTCAAGATACTCAAGATAATGTAGTAAGCGATAATGAAGAATCTCAAAATGAAACTGAAGATGTAGATATAAATTATGAAGATTTAGATATAGATGATCTTAAAAATGGATTAGGACTTGAAGATTTTAATAATGAACATTAATTATGAAGGGAGGATGTACCCTTGGAATTAAATAATTTTGATGCATTGCAGATAGGATTAGCTTCACCTGAAAAAATAAGAGAGTGGTCTAGAGGGGAAGTAAAAAAGCCTGAAACTATAAACTACAGAACATTAAAGCCGGAAAAGGATGGCCTATTTTGTGAAAGAATATTTGGACCAATAAAAGACTGGGAATGTCACTGCGGAAAATATAAGAGAGTTAGATATAAGGGTATAGTTTGTGATAGATGTGGAGTAGAAGTAACTAAATCAAAAGTTAGACGTGAGAGAATGGGGCACATAGAACTGGCTGCTCCAGTATCTCATATCTGGTATTTTAAAGGAATACCATCACGTATGGGTCTTATGCTTGATATGTCTCCAAGAGCATTAGAGAAAGTTTTATATTTTGCATCCTATGTAGTTTTGGATCCAAAAGAGACTCCTTTATTAAAGAAACAACTATTAAATGAAAGAGAGTACAGAGAAGCAGTAGACAAATACGGTGAAGAATGTTTTGATGCTGGTATGGGTGCAGAGTCAATAAAAAAATTACTTCAAGAAATAGATCTAGATCAATTATCAGAAGAACTTAAATCAAACTTAAAAACAAGTACCGGTCAAAAAAAAGTAAGGATTATAAGAAGACTTGAAGTTGTTGAATCTTTCAGAAAGTCTAAAAATGAACCTGAGTGGATGATAATGGATGTAATACCAGTTATACCTCCAGATTTAAGACCTATGGTTCAATTAGATGGTGGAAGATTTGCTACTTCAGATTTAAATGATTTATATAGAAGAGTTATAAATAGAAACAATAGATTAAAGAAATTATTAGATCTTGGTGCGCCAGATATAATAGTAAGAAATGAAAAGAGAATGCTTCAAGAAGCTGTTGATGCTCTCATAGATAATGGTAGAAGAGGTAGAGCAGTTACAGGACCTGGAAATAGACCGTTGAAATCTTTATCTGATATGCTTAAAGGTAAGCAGGGAAGATTTAGACAGAACTTACTTGGAAAACGTGTTGATTATTCAGGGCGTTCCGTTATAGTTGTTGGACCAGATTTAAAAATGTATCAGTGTGGTCTTCCAAAAGAGATGGCACTTGAATTATTTAAGCCTTTTGTAATGAAAAAGCTTGTTGAGACAGGAGCAGCACACAATATAAAAAGTGCAAAAAGAATGGTTGAAAGGGTTCAAGATCAAGTATGGGATGTACTTGAAGAAGTTATATCTGATCATCCAGTAATGTTAAACCGTGCTCCTACATTGCATAGACTTGGAATTCAAGCATTTCAACCTGTATTAGTTGAAGGAAGAGCAATAAAGCTTCATCCACTTGCTTGTACAGCTTATAATGCTGACTTTGATGGAGATCAGATGGCTGTTCATGTACCTTTATCAGTTGAAGCTCAAGCGGAATCAAGATTTCTTATGCTTGCAGCTCATAATATATTAAAACCTTCAGATGGTAAGCCAGTTTGTGTGCCTACTCAGGATATGGTTTTAGGATCATATTATCTTACAATTGATAAAGATGGAGTTAAAGGTGAAGGAAAAGCATTCACTAATGTTGATGAAGCATTAATGGCATACAGCCTTGGTGAAGTCGATGTTCATGCTAAAGTTAAAGTTAGAGTTGAAAAAGAGATTAATGGTAAAAAAGTTGAAGGAATAATAGAGACTACTGTTGGAAAACTTATTTTTAATGAGTCCATACCTCAGGATTTAGGGTTTATAGATAGAAGTATTCCAGGAAATGAATTACTTCTTGAAATTGATTTTCTTGTTGGTAAGAAAAATTTAGGTGGCATAATTGATAAGTGTTATAGAAAGCATGGGCCAACTAAAACTTGTATTATGCTTGATAAAATTAAAGCAAAAGGATATCATTATTCGACAATTAGTGCTATAACAGTTTCAACTTCTGATATGACAGTACCTCCAAATAAGAAAAAACTTATGACAGAAGCAGAAGCAGCTGTTGATAAGATTGAAAAAATGTATAGAAGAGGATTTATATCCGATGATGAAAGATATGAGAGAGTCATATCAACGTGGACCAAGACAACCGAGAGTGTTGCTGATGCACTTATGGATAACCTTGATAAATTCAATCCAATCTTTATGATGGCTGATTCAGGAGCCAGAGGTTCTAAGAGCCAGATAAAACAGCTTGCAGGAATGAGAGGACTTATGGCGAACCCTTCTGGTAAGATAATAGAGCTTCCTATAAAGGCTTCATTCAGAGAGGGACTTGATGTACTTGAGTACTTTATTTCTACACATGGAGCTAGAAAAGGTAATGCCGATACTGCCCTTAAGACAGCTGATTCAGGATATCTTACAAGAAGACTTGTTGATGTAAGTCAAGATGTTATAGTAAGAACTGAGGATTGTGAAACCACTGAAGGGTTTGAAGTTTCAGAAATTAAAGAAGGAAATGAAGTAATCGAAAGTTTATCTGAAAGATTAATAGGAAGATATGCTTCAGAAGATATAATCAATCCTAAAACAAAAGAAGTTATTGTGAAGAGAAATGATTATATTAATGAAGTTAAAGCACAGGAAGTAGAAAAGTGCGGTGTTAAAAAGGTTAAAATAAGATCTGTATTTACTTGCGATTGTAAATATGGAGTTTGTGCTAAATGCTATGGAATGGATATGGCAACTGCTGAAAAAATTAGTATAGGAGAAGCTGTTGGTATAGTTGCAGCTCAGTCAATTGGTGAGCCGGGTACACAGCTTACAATGAGAACTTTCCATACTGGTGGAGTTGCTGGTTCTGATATAACACAAGGTCTTCCAAGAGTTGAGGAATTATTTGAAGCTAGAAAGCCTAAGGGACTTGCAATGGTAAGTGAGGTTTCTGGTACTGTAAGAGTAGAAGAAACAAAGAAAAAGAGAATTGTATATATAACTACTGAGAGCGGTGAAGAGGTAAGTTATGATATACCATTTGGTTCAAGTTTAAAAGTTAAAAATGGTGATACTATAAGTTCTGGAGATGAAATTACAGAGGGTTCTGTAAATCCACACGATATACTTAGAATAAAGGGTGTAAATGCAGTTAAAAATTATTTGCTTTCTGAAGTTCAAAAAGTATATAGACTCCAGGGTGTTGATATAAATGATAAGCATCTTGAAGTAGTAATAAGACAGATGACAAGAAAAGTAAAAGTAGAAGATTCTGGAGATACAGAATTACTTCCTGGTACTATGATTGATATATTTGATTTTAGAGATGAGAATAGAAAAGCAGAAGAAAATGGTGGAAAACCAGCACAAGCAAGAGTAGCTTTGCTTGGTATAACTAAAGCAGCACTTGCTACAGATTCATTCTTATCAGCAGCATCATTCCAGGAAACAACAAGAGTATTAACTGATGCAGCAATAAAAGGAAAATCAGATCCTCTTGTTGGATTAAAAGAAAATGTAATCATAGGAAAATTGATTCCAGCAGGTACTGGTATGAGCAGATATAAGAGAATAACTATAGATCCAGTAGTTACTGAAAGCGAAAATGATGAAGAAAATAATGTAGAAGAAAACAAAGTAGAAGGCTAAATAGCATTTTATTGACATAATAATTTATAGATGATAAAATAGAAATTGCGTGTAGTTTTCAGAATGTATAATTGGTTAATATTATAATGCAGAGATAAGTTTTTACACTTGTCTCTGCATATGGAATTTATTTGAAAAAAATAGATTGTGCATGTATCTGAGGTTTATTGAAGTTAAAGATCATGTAAGGTTTAAAAATTCATTTGAAATTCTATATGGTTATATATTAAGGAGGATCAGTTTATGGTAAACAGGTTGCCGAAGAATAAAGTAGTAGGCATGAAACAATCGCTCAAAGCTATAAATGAAAGTAAAGCTAAAATTGTTTATATAGCAAAAGATGCTGAATATGAGTTGTTTCAAACTGTTGAAAAATTGGCAAATGAATATTCTCTACAAATAATATATGTAGATACAATGAAAGAACTTGGAAAGCTATGTAATATTGATGTTGAAGCTTCTACTGCTGTTGTTTTGAAGTAGTATTTAGAAGATACATAAAGTTCTTTATTAAATGCGCTATTAACTTAAATTTTTAATAGAATTAGCTAGATTTCAAACAGGAGGTGAAAACATGCCAACAATAAGTCAATTAGTAAGAAAAGGCAGAAAGACAGTAGCATCAAAGTCAACTGCACCAGCTTTAAAAGAATGTCCTCAAAAGAGAGGAGTATGTACAGTCGTAAAGACAGCAACTCCTAAAAAGCCTAACTCAGCTTTAAGAAAAATTGCCAGAGTTAGATTAACAAATGGATATGAAGTAACTGCTTACATACCAGGAGTAGGTCATAATCTTCAGGAACATAGTGTTGTCCTCATAAGAGGAGGAAGAGTTAAGGATTTACCAGGTGTTAGGTATCATATTGTAAGAGGAACATTAGATGCAGCAGGTGTTGCTGACAGAAAACAAGCTAGGTCTAAATACGGTGCTAAGAAACCAAAGGAAAAATAGTATTGTATTTAGTAGTGCTGTGTCTTCGGCATTTATATAGATATATTATAAGTAATATTTATTCAGGTTGAATTGAGTTTATATGCTTTATTAGAATGGCTATAGAATTTGCAGAAGCAAGCACTTTACGGTATTTAATACCGAGTACCTATGAACTTAAATTTCAAATTGTTAAGGAGGGAAGAAAAGTGCCAAGAAAAGGACATATAGCTAAAAGAGATGTATTACCAGATCCATTATACAATAGTAAGGTTGTTACAAAGTTAATAAACAACATAATGGTAGATGGAAAAAAGGGAGTAGCACAGAAAATATGCTATAACGCTTTTGAGTATTTAAAAGAAAAAACTGGTAAGGAACCTATGGAAGTATTTGAAGCTGCAATGAATAATGTAATGCCTTTACTTGAGGTAAAAGCAAGAAGAATCGGAGGAGCTACTTATCAGGTACCAATAGAGGTAAGACCTGAAAGAAGACAGACTCTTGGAATAAGATGGATACTTGCAGCAATAGCTAAAAGAGGAGAAAAATATACTTACTTGAAATTAGCTGGAGAATTATTAGATGCTTCAAATAACACAGGTGCTGCAGTTAAGAAGAGAGAAGATACTCATAAAATGGCAGAGGCTAATAAAGCATTTGCACATTATAGATATTAGTAGCAATATTGCATTGATGTCTTTTAAGACTTTCATGTGTGATTATTGTTAATATTAAAGATATTTAATAAATTTAATATACTTTATAAAACTGTTTTGGTTCTAACCAGAGCAGTTTTATCAGATTTAGTTTGTTTAATGAGAGGAGGAAAAAGTAGTGGCTAGAAAATATCCTTTGGAAAAATTTCGTAACATAGGAATAATGGCACATATTGATGCCGGTAAAACTACAACTACAGAACGTATATTATTTTATACAGGAAAAACTCATAAAATAGGTGAAGTTCATGAGGGCGAAGCTACAATGGACTGGATGGTTCAAGAGCAAGAAAGAGGTATAACAATTACTTCAGCAGCAACAACTTGCTATTGGAAAGGTCATGAAATTAACATTATTGATACGCCAGGACACGTAGATTTTACTGTAGAGGTTGAAAGATCATTAAGAGTTCTTGATGGAGCAGTTGCTGTATTTGATGCAAAAGGTGGAGTTGAACCACAGTCTGAAACAGTTTGGAGACAGGCAGAAAAATACAATGTTCCAAGAATGGCTTATATGAATAAGATGGATATATTAGGAGCTGATTTCTATAGATCAGTTCAAATGATGAGAGATAGACTTCAGGCAAATGCAGTACCTATACAAATACCTATAGGTAAAGAAGATAATTTCGTTGGTTTAATTGATTTAATAAAAAATGAAGCAGTAATCTACGAAGATGATTTAGGTACTATCATAGAAGAACAGGCAATTCCTGATGATATGAAGGAACTGGCTGAAAAATATAGAACTGAAATGATAGAAGCTGTTGTTGAATTAGATGAAAATTTAATGAATAAATATTTAGAGGGAGAAGAGATTTCTGTAGATGAAATCAATGCCGCAATTAGAAAAGGTGTTATTGCAAACGAAATAGTTCCAGTAACATGCGGATCTTCATACAAGAATAAGGGTGTTCAGCAGATGCTTGATGCTGTTGTTGAATATTTACCATCACCTTTAGATATACCTCCAGTTAAAGGAACGGATTTAGATGGAAACGAGTCAGAAAGAAAAGCTGACGATAAAGAACCTTTATCTGCATTAGCTTTTAAAATTGCAACAGATCCATTTGTTGGAAGACTTGCATTCACTAGAATTTATTCAGGTATTATGAAGTCTGGAAGTTATGTTTTAAACTCAACAAAAGGCAAAAAAGAAAGAGTTGGAAGACTTGTAAAAATGCATTCTAATCACAGACAAGAAGTTGATGAGCTTGAAACTGGAGAATTAGGTGCAATAGTTGGTTTAAAATCAACAACTACAGGAGATACACTTTGCGATGAGGATAATCCAATAGTTCTTGAACAAATGGAATTCCCTGATCCAGTTATAGAAGTTGCTATTGAGCCAAAGACTAAAGCTGGTCAAGAAAAAATGGGCATTGCACTTTCAAAGCTTGCAGAAGAAGATCCTACATTCAAGACTTTTACTGATCAGGAAACAGGTCAGACAATTATATCTGGTATGGGAGAATTACATCTTGAAATAATTGTTGATAGGCTTCAAAGAGAATTTAATGTTGAATGTAATGTTGGTAAGCCTCAAGTTGCTTACAAAGAAACCATTAGAAAAGCTGTTAAAGCAGAGGGTAAGTTCATAAGACAGTCTGGTGGTCGTGGACAGTATGGTCACGCTGTTATAGAAATGTCTCCAACAGAGGGCGAGTATGAATTTGAAAATGCTATAGTTGGTGGAGCTGTGCCAAAAGAATACATACAACCTATTGACAATGGTATTCAAGAAGCAGCTTTAAGTGGTATTTTGGCAGGATTCCCTACAATTAATTTTAAGGTTAAGTTAGTTGATGGTTCTTACCATGATGTCGATTCTTCTGAAATGGCATTTAAAATAGCAGGTTCTATGGCATTTAAGAATGCTATGCAAAAAGCAGATCCTGTTATATTGGAACCTGTAATGCAGGTTGAAATAACTGTCCCTGAAGAGTACATGGGAGATGTTATGGGAGACGTTAACTCAAGAAGAGGAAGAATTGAAGGAATGGAGCAAAGATCTGGAGCAGAAGTAATAAGAGCGTTTGTTCCGCTTTCAGAAATGTTTGGATATGCAACTTCACTTAGATCAAAAACTCAAGGTAGAGGAGTATTTACTATGCAGTTTGATCATAATGAAGAAGTACCTAAAAATATTCAAGAAAAAATAATTGGTGAAAGACAATAAAATTATATATTGTTAGGAGGAAATAAAAATGGCAAAGGAAAAATTTGAAAGAACGAAACCACATGTAAACATAGGAACAA is a window of Clostridium pasteurianum DNA encoding:
- the rpoB gene encoding DNA-directed RNA polymerase subunit beta, which produces MIHPVQVGKRTRMSFSKLNEIGVMPNLIEVQLDSYKWFLNSGLQEIFDDINPIQDYTGNLILEFIGYKLDMDNIKYSVEECKERDTTYAAPLKVKVRLLNKETGEVKEQEVFMGDFPLMTEQGTFIINGAERVIVSQLVRSPGVYYDYTVDKNGKKLFSSTVIPNRGAWLEYETDSNSVIHVRIDKTRKLPITILVRAMGLGSDAEIVNYFGEEERLKSTIEKDNTKTREEALLEIYKRLRPGEPPTVDSAFSLINSLFFDAKRYDLSRVGRYKFNKKLAISMRISNRTAAQDIVNSETGEIIVEKGQRISREKALEIQNLGINSVDISIDDNIVRVIGNNFVDIKNYIKFDISSLNIKELVYYPLLKEILDNYTDEESIKEQLKKNIHKLVPKHIIKDDMFATVSYELGLAYGIGDVDDIDHLGNRRVRSVGELLQNQFRIGLSRMERVVKERMTIQDQEVITPQALINIRPVAASIKEFFGSSQLSQFMDQINPLSELTHKRRLSALGPGGLSRERAGFEVRDVHHSHYGRMCPIETPEGPNIGLINSLATYARVNEYGFVETPYRIVNKEEKRVTDEIRYFTADEEDHCLIARANEPIDENGYFIDKKITVRVPDAVLVVPANEVDLMDVSARQLVSVATAMIPFLENDDASRALMGSNMQRQAVPLLKPEAPVVGTGIEHKAAVDSGVLPKARNAGVVDYVSANEVRVKRDSDGGIDTYRLLKFKRSNQGTCINQRPTVDKGEKVAEGSVLADGQSTDLGEIALGRNIRMGFITWEGYNYEDAMLISEQLVRDDVFTSIHIEEYEAEARDTKLGPEEITRDIPNVGEDVLKDIDERGIIRIGAEVRSGDILVGKVTPKGETELTAEERLLRAIFGEKAREVRDTSLRVPHGESGIIVDVKIFTRENGDELPPGVNELVRCYIAQKRKISVGDKMSGRHGNKGVISRILPEEDMPFLPDGRPLQICLNPLGVPSRMNIGQVLEVHLGWAAANLGWHIATPVFDGALEPEIVECLKKAGYDEDGKTVLYDGRTGEAFDSRVTVGYMYILKLAHLVDDKIHARSTGPYSLVTQQPLGGKAQFGGQRFGEMEVWALEAYGAAHTLQEILTVKSDDVVGRVKTYEAIVKGENIPEPGIPESFKVLIKELQALCLDVKVLSDENEEIEIKESTDEDSEDLGVNIEENEDSSKVEPAKAQDTQDNVVSDNEESQNETEDVDINYEDLDIDDLKNGLGLEDFNNEH
- the rpoC gene encoding DNA-directed RNA polymerase subunit beta', producing the protein MELNNFDALQIGLASPEKIREWSRGEVKKPETINYRTLKPEKDGLFCERIFGPIKDWECHCGKYKRVRYKGIVCDRCGVEVTKSKVRRERMGHIELAAPVSHIWYFKGIPSRMGLMLDMSPRALEKVLYFASYVVLDPKETPLLKKQLLNEREYREAVDKYGEECFDAGMGAESIKKLLQEIDLDQLSEELKSNLKTSTGQKKVRIIRRLEVVESFRKSKNEPEWMIMDVIPVIPPDLRPMVQLDGGRFATSDLNDLYRRVINRNNRLKKLLDLGAPDIIVRNEKRMLQEAVDALIDNGRRGRAVTGPGNRPLKSLSDMLKGKQGRFRQNLLGKRVDYSGRSVIVVGPDLKMYQCGLPKEMALELFKPFVMKKLVETGAAHNIKSAKRMVERVQDQVWDVLEEVISDHPVMLNRAPTLHRLGIQAFQPVLVEGRAIKLHPLACTAYNADFDGDQMAVHVPLSVEAQAESRFLMLAAHNILKPSDGKPVCVPTQDMVLGSYYLTIDKDGVKGEGKAFTNVDEALMAYSLGEVDVHAKVKVRVEKEINGKKVEGIIETTVGKLIFNESIPQDLGFIDRSIPGNELLLEIDFLVGKKNLGGIIDKCYRKHGPTKTCIMLDKIKAKGYHYSTISAITVSTSDMTVPPNKKKLMTEAEAAVDKIEKMYRRGFISDDERYERVISTWTKTTESVADALMDNLDKFNPIFMMADSGARGSKSQIKQLAGMRGLMANPSGKIIELPIKASFREGLDVLEYFISTHGARKGNADTALKTADSGYLTRRLVDVSQDVIVRTEDCETTEGFEVSEIKEGNEVIESLSERLIGRYASEDIINPKTKEVIVKRNDYINEVKAQEVEKCGVKKVKIRSVFTCDCKYGVCAKCYGMDMATAEKISIGEAVGIVAAQSIGEPGTQLTMRTFHTGGVAGSDITQGLPRVEELFEARKPKGLAMVSEVSGTVRVEETKKKRIVYITTESGEEVSYDIPFGSSLKVKNGDTISSGDEITEGSVNPHDILRIKGVNAVKNYLLSEVQKVYRLQGVDINDKHLEVVIRQMTRKVKVEDSGDTELLPGTMIDIFDFRDENRKAEENGGKPAQARVALLGITKAALATDSFLSAASFQETTRVLTDAAIKGKSDPLVGLKENVIIGKLIPAGTGMSRYKRITIDPVVTESENDEENNVEENKVEG
- a CDS encoding ribosomal L7Ae/L30e/S12e/Gadd45 family protein, whose translation is MVNRLPKNKVVGMKQSLKAINESKAKIVYIAKDAEYELFQTVEKLANEYSLQIIYVDTMKELGKLCNIDVEASTAVVLK
- the rpsL gene encoding 30S ribosomal protein S12 → MPTISQLVRKGRKTVASKSTAPALKECPQKRGVCTVVKTATPKKPNSALRKIARVRLTNGYEVTAYIPGVGHNLQEHSVVLIRGGRVKDLPGVRYHIVRGTLDAAGVADRKQARSKYGAKKPKEK
- the rpsG gene encoding 30S ribosomal protein S7: MPRKGHIAKRDVLPDPLYNSKVVTKLINNIMVDGKKGVAQKICYNAFEYLKEKTGKEPMEVFEAAMNNVMPLLEVKARRIGGATYQVPIEVRPERRQTLGIRWILAAIAKRGEKYTYLKLAGELLDASNNTGAAVKKREDTHKMAEANKAFAHYRY
- the fusA gene encoding elongation factor G, encoding MARKYPLEKFRNIGIMAHIDAGKTTTTERILFYTGKTHKIGEVHEGEATMDWMVQEQERGITITSAATTCYWKGHEINIIDTPGHVDFTVEVERSLRVLDGAVAVFDAKGGVEPQSETVWRQAEKYNVPRMAYMNKMDILGADFYRSVQMMRDRLQANAVPIQIPIGKEDNFVGLIDLIKNEAVIYEDDLGTIIEEQAIPDDMKELAEKYRTEMIEAVVELDENLMNKYLEGEEISVDEINAAIRKGVIANEIVPVTCGSSYKNKGVQQMLDAVVEYLPSPLDIPPVKGTDLDGNESERKADDKEPLSALAFKIATDPFVGRLAFTRIYSGIMKSGSYVLNSTKGKKERVGRLVKMHSNHRQEVDELETGELGAIVGLKSTTTGDTLCDEDNPIVLEQMEFPDPVIEVAIEPKTKAGQEKMGIALSKLAEEDPTFKTFTDQETGQTIISGMGELHLEIIVDRLQREFNVECNVGKPQVAYKETIRKAVKAEGKFIRQSGGRGQYGHAVIEMSPTEGEYEFENAIVGGAVPKEYIQPIDNGIQEAALSGILAGFPTINFKVKLVDGSYHDVDSSEMAFKIAGSMAFKNAMQKADPVILEPVMQVEITVPEEYMGDVMGDVNSRRGRIEGMEQRSGAEVIRAFVPLSEMFGYATSLRSKTQGRGVFTMQFDHNEEVPKNIQEKIIGERQ